GGAATATTAGTGATCTCATCGCCTTTGTTATAGCTACCGGGGTAGCCGCCAGCGGCCAACACGATACCGACGGCGGGACGGGGGTCCCAATCAGCGGTAACGCTGTCCAATTTTCCGGCAAGAGCGGACTGACACAATGCGACCAGGTCCGACTGCAGACGCAGCATAATGGGCTGGGTTTCTGGATCGCCAAAGCGGCAGTTGTACTCAATGACTTTGGGTTCACCCGCGTCGTTAATCATGAGTCCCGCGTATAAAAAACCCGTATAGTCATTGCCCTCGGCCGCCATGCCCTCAACGGTGGGTTTGATAACCTCGGCCATAATGCGGTTATGAACATCGGCAGTGACTACCGGCGCGGGAGAGTAAGCCCCCATGCCACCGGTGTTGGGGCCGGTATCGCCATCGCCAACCCGTTTATGATCTTGGCTTGTAGCCATCGGTAAAATATTTTTACCGTCGACCATGACGATAAAGCTTGCTTCTTCGCCAGTGAGAAATTCTTCGATCACTACCCGGCAACCGGCATCGCCAAAGGCATTGCCAGACAGCATGTCTTTTACTGCGGCTTCTGCCTGCTCCAGGGTTTCGGCAACAATCACGCCTTTGCCTGCGGCCAAGCCGTCGGCTTTCACGACGATGGGAGCACCTTGCTCACGGAGGTAAGCCAGTGCAGGCTCAAGCTCGGTAAAGTTTTGATAGGCTGCGGTGGGAATGTTGTGGCGGGCAAGAAAGTCTTTGGTGAACGCTTTGGAACCTTCCAGCTGGGCGGCTCCTTTTGAGGGGCCAAAGCAGGGCAGGTTTCTTGTCTGAAAATAATCAACAACACCGTCAACCAAAGGAGCTTCAGGGCCGACAATTGTCAGGCCGACATTATTCGTTTCGGCAAATTCAGCAAGCCCGGCAAAATCATTGACCGCGATATCGATGTTTTCAATATTATTATCCAGCGCGGTGCCCGCATTGCCTGGGGCAACATACACCGTTTGGACTTGCGGTGATTGTGCTGCCTTCCACGCCAGCGCATGCTCGCGGCCGCCATTGCCAATAATCAGTACGTTCATAAAATTCTGTCTCTATTTTTTCAGTGGTATCAGACCGGGAAGTTTGTGGGAAGGACAAGACAAAAATGCGCGCAGGGTGGGAGTGTCGTGTTAATACACAAAGACACTGAGCGCATTTTGAACGTCGCCTATCGTCACAAAAGACCGGCCTGTGGCCGCTTAATGGCGGAAGTGACGCATTCCTGTGAATACCATTGCCATACCCGCCTCGTCGGCGGCGGCGATCACTTCCTCATCACGAATAGAACCGCCGGGTTGAATCACACAGCGAATATCCGCCTGAGCGGCATTGTCGATACCGTCCCGAAAGGGGAAAAAGGCATCGGATGCCATCACCGCG
The DNA window shown above is from Spongiibacter sp. IMCC21906 and carries:
- the purD gene encoding phosphoribosylamine--glycine ligase gives rise to the protein MNVLIIGNGGREHALAWKAAQSPQVQTVYVAPGNAGTALDNNIENIDIAVNDFAGLAEFAETNNVGLTIVGPEAPLVDGVVDYFQTRNLPCFGPSKGAAQLEGSKAFTKDFLARHNIPTAAYQNFTELEPALAYLREQGAPIVVKADGLAAGKGVIVAETLEQAEAAVKDMLSGNAFGDAGCRVVIEEFLTGEEASFIVMVDGKNILPMATSQDHKRVGDGDTGPNTGGMGAYSPAPVVTADVHNRIMAEVIKPTVEGMAAEGNDYTGFLYAGLMINDAGEPKVIEYNCRFGDPETQPIMLRLQSDLVALCQSALAGKLDSVTADWDPRPAVGIVLAAGGYPGSYNKGDEITNIPAETADSKVFHAGTTLQDGKLCTNGGRVLCATAMGEKVSSAQQLAYEITKQIKWQDAFYRSDIAYRAIARE